In the genome of Marinobacter sp. ANT_B65, one region contains:
- a CDS encoding CoA transferase, with the protein MQNILSGLRIVEGSAFVAAPSGGMTLAQLGADVIRFDPIGGGIDYNRWPVTADRKSLYWHSLNKGKRSIAVDFRRPEGQELLTRLIAAPGDEAGMFLTNFPAKGWLSYDRLKEHREDLIYLNLVGDRHGRGALDYTVNCKVGFPALTGVGKSGEIPPLNNPMPAWDVITGQQIALGLLAAERHRSRTGQGQLVRIALADVALATLGNLGYIAETMINGTDREAIGNDIYGTYGHDFQCLDGERVMVVGVSPNHWRALLEVTGTEAEITSLQQRMGLDFRKEGDRYEGRDGITGIFRPWFAARRFEQVATELDNAGACWGKYQTVREVVENDVDCSVDNPLFQMVEQPGIGKYLMPDNPLRFTSVEQEPVRPAPALGEHTEEILAETLNLSAGEIAKLFDQKIVASSGQ; encoded by the coding sequence ATGCAGAACATTCTTTCAGGGCTTCGTATTGTTGAAGGCAGCGCTTTCGTAGCCGCCCCGTCTGGTGGTATGACGCTGGCTCAATTGGGCGCGGACGTTATACGTTTTGATCCCATCGGTGGTGGTATCGACTACAACCGCTGGCCGGTGACCGCCGACAGGAAAAGCCTTTACTGGCATAGCCTGAATAAGGGCAAGCGCTCCATCGCGGTGGACTTCCGCAGGCCCGAGGGTCAGGAGTTGCTGACCCGGCTGATTGCCGCCCCGGGTGATGAAGCCGGTATGTTTCTGACTAACTTTCCTGCCAAGGGCTGGTTGTCCTATGACCGGTTGAAAGAGCACCGGGAAGATCTGATTTACCTGAATCTGGTTGGTGACCGTCACGGTCGCGGCGCGCTTGATTATACCGTCAACTGCAAAGTGGGTTTTCCTGCCCTTACCGGGGTGGGAAAGAGCGGAGAAATTCCGCCACTGAACAATCCTATGCCGGCCTGGGATGTTATTACCGGTCAGCAGATCGCCCTGGGACTGCTGGCGGCCGAACGCCACCGTAGCCGCACAGGTCAGGGGCAGCTGGTGCGTATTGCTCTGGCGGACGTAGCTCTGGCGACGCTTGGCAATCTCGGTTATATCGCTGAAACCATGATAAATGGTACGGACCGTGAGGCCATTGGTAATGACATTTACGGCACCTACGGTCATGACTTCCAATGTCTTGATGGTGAGCGGGTGATGGTAGTCGGTGTCAGCCCGAACCACTGGCGGGCTTTGCTGGAAGTGACGGGAACTGAAGCGGAAATCACCTCCCTTCAGCAGCGTATGGGGCTGGACTTCCGTAAGGAAGGCGATCGTTACGAAGGCCGGGATGGTATTACCGGGATTTTCCGTCCCTGGTTTGCTGCTCGCCGTTTTGAGCAGGTAGCAACAGAGCTGGACAATGCCGGAGCCTGTTGGGGGAAATATCAGACCGTCCGGGAAGTGGTTGAAAATGATGTGGACTGCTCAGTGGATAATCCGCTGTTCCAGATGGTGGAGCAGCCTGGGATCGGTAAATATCTGATGCCTGATAATCCACTGCGTTTTACTTCAGTGGAGCAGGAACCGGTGCGGCCCGCGCCGGCTCTTGGTGAGCACACTGAGGAGATTCTTGCGGAAACCCTCAACTTGTCTGCTGGTGAGATCGCGAAGCTGTTTGATCAGAAGATTGTGGCGAGCTCTGGCCAGTAA